The nucleotide sequence TTAATATCTGGTTCACAAAATATCTCAAATATGTACGTGATGGCTGAGGATAAGGTTTCCTCCTGTTGGGCTTTACAACATGGCAATAGTACACTCTAGTTCTGTGAATTGGTCCAAATACCTCAATAGAATCAATAACCGTACTTTATAGtgaatgttatacagtatacacacacatggttgAATTTATTGGTACCctttcatcaaaaaaaaaaataataatcactaaAATAacgtaataataaataatactttaatGAACATCTATTAATGAACTAAGGCACTGCTTTTGAATTCAacagaaaaatttaaaaacaaaactaatctATCTGACCTGGACAAAACTCCTTAATCTAATGTTTTGTTGCACAATCTTTCATGGCAATCGCAATGTCGCTAGCTTTCGGACACCGGGCACTAAGTTTTGTCCAGAATGCCTTAATAGTCTTGAGATTTCATTGTAcccttaacaaataaaaacacactgtgCCAGATGCAGAtgcaacaaaacataaacaagcCCCCTGCATCTTTCACAATAGTAACAGTGTTCTTTTCTTTCAAAGCTTCATTTTTATATCTTtccaaaaaagttttgtttgatCTGTCCAATGAACATTCTCCCAGAAGCATTGTGGTTTGTCagtatgcattttggcaaattcCGGTCTGGCTTTTATATGATTTGCTTTCAACAGCGAAGTCCCCCTGGGTCGCCTTCTATTAAGTCTGCTTTTGATCAACCAGAGATGAATGGTAAGATTCAACACTGATGTACCATGACCTTGGAGTTCACTTTAAATCTCTTTGGAAAATTGTCTGGAAATTGGTTACCATCCATATTATCCTCCTGTTCAATTTGATGTCAGTTTTTCTCTCGTGGCAGCATTCAGGCAGGTTGGCTACAGTCCCATGGACTctaaactttttaataatatttgcaaCTGTAGTCACAGGAATATTACACTCCTTGGAGATGGTCTTATGGACTTTACTCTTTCTGATCTCCTTAGTTTAATATGTTACTATTCTAAAATTAGATTTAATCTTTTCTAGGTGTACCGACTAATTTGTCCAGGccagttttattagtttttctttattattattattattattattaatattatttatcacAATGTCTGATTTCTAATaatcaatgtttaaataatgatttattagtACTTTTGCCAGTTTCAAGTTATTTCAGTGACCATtgtgggttttttctttttttaatggaatcGTACCAACAAATTTAtccatgtgtgtaaatgcttcCTATAACTTCCCATTATGTCCCTGCAGAAATGTTGGCATGACACATTTTCATCATTATATATTCATGTTCCTGTGCTTATTTAGGGGTTTGTTTTACCAATAAAACGACTGGTCTTCCCAAAGTCAGCCCGGAGGCAGGCAGACAGGGGCAGTGCATACCGCAGGCCTCTGCACACTGTGCCTCTTTACCCACCAGATTTTTTCATCCATCCTGAGCGCCTCATCTACGACTATGTGGAGAAGGAAGTGAAGGTCAGCCAAACACTAAACATTGGCACATTTATGTCCTAGAGCCCTATAGAGTACATGTATATGTCTAGTACCAAAAACTGcagttattaataattattaataaatccaACAAGTTCATATGATTAGAAGGataacaatatattttattatactatTGCATTGTACGAAAGATCATTTTTCTTACTTGGGACAGTAACTTTGCTCGACATCAGTGTTTCCAtacttgttgtttgttttgtaccATTAGCAACATAAATTTTACTAATCAGTAAATTTCCTCGAAATAGTATTCCAGCATTTCATTGATATCCATATCACTCGGAGGTGTTTTTTGTGGTTGGTGAGTGACCTTGCTGTGTGCACTAGTGCATAGTAATGTTGCAACAAGAACGGGCCATCCCCAAACTgctcccacaaagttgggagctcAAAAAGCATTAagagcattaagcattaagagttccttttagTCAAGTAAGGCACTGAGCCCAACTCCTAAAACACAACCCCataccagttccaacatgacgacgcaccagtgcacaaagcaaggtccataaagacatggtatGAAAGAatttgactggcctgcacagagtcctgacctcaacccaatagaacacctttgggataaattagagcggagactgcaagccaggccttctcatccgaCATCATTCTCTGACCTCACAAAAgcacttctggaagaatgggcaaaaattCCCACAAACACATCCTCAAACCCTGTGGAAATCCTTCTCAGAAGAGTTGAagttgttatagctgcaaagcgtgggccaacatcatattaaatccTATGGATTAAAAATTGGACATTACACAAGTTCAAATGCATGTGAAAGCAGACGAGAGAATACTTTTGCcaatatagtgtgtatatacagtatatatatgaatgatcAAGCTATTATAAATAGAAGCctcaccagtctctctctctctctctctctctaagttAATAAGACATAAAAGGCAGTttgtcatgttactgagaaTCCACAATGTGTAAACTCCTTTATCAAGACCAATTTTTCATGTCAGAAGATTTACTAACATTACAGATTATCCACaattatttaacacttttttaattattgactAATTTAGTATTTAATTAATGTGGAACATCTGCcatataaatgtcatttttggaGAAACAAAAGAGTCTGTGCTGTTACAGATTatcaatttattacattttgataAAGAAAcgttgtgtgtaaaaatattattatattacaaataatattatCAAATTGCATTGGGTTTTATAAGCAATCTAACAGAGTTTTTAGTACTCACTTGCCTTACAGATAATCTTTGGGTTGTCCAAAGCTCCAAGTAATGAATATAATTCTTTCTAAATGTAAACCTCAGTTTCTGGGTCATCTGACATGGGTGTCTTGCTCCCTAAACCCCTCCAGCAGGGACGAATTGCTGCAGCTACTGGACACTGCCAGAGTgaggacatacagtatttacctTATTACAATTCTGAGCCTGGGCTTATAAACGCAGTACATAAATCCTCTTTTATCACTGGTAGAAGCTGAAGGTCCTGCCTCTTCAGACAACTGTAGAACAGGACTGTATCCTGAGTCTATCTGCACGTTGTCTACTGCTCACTTGGAGAGACAATGAGAAACTACTGCTGCGAATCCCTACACATGAGATAGCTGCTGCCTCCTACTTGCGAGACGATGCACTGCACCTACTGGTGCTGAAAACAGGTGACAAAAGTGCAGGGTACCCCATAGTGATACTTgtaatgcaaatatatttttgacCAAAATATTATGTAGTTCTGCTAATGGTCCATTAAGAAAATAAGGAAAATTTGCAGACtagtttttgattattttttttttataaaacatcaaTTCATAAATCAGCAGTTAATATTCAAACAAATCATGCAACTGACCATAAGACCTTTATGACTCCTTCCTTCCTTATTGCATATGTCTCAGGTCTGAATGTGGATACCATTATAGCAGAAGACAGTCTTGAAAAAAGACCTACTGGACTAGAAGGTCGTAGACAGACCATGAGCAATGCTGACCCTCGGCCTGCAGGGGGCACCATGGAGCGACGCCATACAATCTGTGGTGTGGACTGGAAGCCGTTGTCTCGCCATGAGTCAAAGCAGACTGGCACTGGTGTGGGGGGAGTTGGTTCTGtcgggggaggaggaggaggaggtggaggaggaggaggaggcaacAGTGGAGGTGGCAGTCTGGAACGAAGGCAGGTTGGGGGCAGTTGGGAGCGACGCCAAACCCGCAAGCCATGCGGAGGAAGCTGGGAGAAGAGACCCATGAGCGGGAGCTGGGAGAGACGGTTTGTAGGAGGCAGCTGGGAGCGCCGTGGTCCTGTGGGCAAAGGTGGAGGGGGTGTGGGTGGCAGCTGGGAGAAGAGACACGGACCAGGGGGTAAAGGTGGAGGTAGCTGGGAGAGGAAGCATGGGAAAGGGGGCAGCTGGGAACGAAGGCATGCTTTTATGGGAAGCTGGGAGAGAGGCAAGGCATTTGGAAGTTGGGAGAGAAGGAGCCACAATCCCCTGGAGCCCACACCGTGCCCTGACGCTTACTGCAACCTGGTCGTGCTGGCTGTGGAGAACAGGGTGAGAAATTACAGGTGGAGAAGAAGTGATTATGGGAATGTGTATATGATGATGTAGAGAGGATGggagaataaataaacaaatgtttagATTTAAGAATGGGTGGACAAGTATATGGATGGATAACTTCAAATTTATTGGAATGCTTGATAAAGATGTGTACAAACATGTAtgagaactttttaaaatagaaaaaatgctgttgtttttttaatattttttaaatatcactaaatcattgtttgtttgttatggctgatatatatatacggtatatatcataaaataaatttaaccgctggatggatggatggatgatcgGACACATGAAAAGATGCCTTATTTGACATAGCTGTTGACACCCCCTGAATTCTTATAAactgaatgtaaatgtttatttatttgtttatttaactggatggatggatggatgggtggatctTAGGTTTATAGAGAAAGATTCTAATGTGGGTTAAATGCAGTATAATACTAGAGAGCAGCATTCATTACCTCACGAATGACTTTATTTTGCTCTGCAGTAAGTTTTGATGAGCAGAGTTGTGACAGATGTGTAAGCAGCTTACTCAGAGTCTGTCTGCAGTGTAATACAGAGACTCATAACATGGTCCTGCGTCAGGAATCCAAGTGTATTAAAAGAAGCAGGGTTTGTCAATATAAAGGATACTGTGCTATCCCATAGATTtcagtttgtctgtttgtgcagATGTGTAATCTGTGTACATGTCTTTGTTTGTGCGTTGTATAATGCTTGTTTCTTTAACGTTATCTCCCACTGATTTCCTAAGATTGTCATTCCCTTTATGTCTTCACATGACAACAACTAATTCACAGGATGCTGCAGAGGAGTACTGTGCTCTCATCTGTCAGATGTTTCAAATCATCTATGGACACCAGACCATTGAGTGTGTAGACAGGGCAGGGTATCACTACACCATGCCTGGCCGCTACTGGCTTCAGAGAAGTAAGTGACAGAAACATAACAATTTACATTTCAGTCTTTTATAACCCAAAGATAAGAGACAACACACTTTTACTACTGTATGATGCTGCTGGATATGTCATTGTGGGGTGGGGCTGGTATTTGGCTGTTTCCTTGCtccagaacatactgtatatttacaaataataaaatacatgggTGGTGAATCATTAGCTTCTTTCACACAGGCGGGATTGTTGTGCCGTTATTACGCTttactgtgagagacagagacagaacgggggttgttgtttttgttgttgttgcacctGTAAGCTGGCGTCAGGGATAGATACAGCAAAGATATGTGTGGAAAGGAGAACTGGCATTGTGGAAGGGGTGCAATGTTTTGACATGTTTTGACCCACCACCTGgttcaaatttaaaaaacagtaaagagTTAGCAACAGGAACCAAAATGCAGAAATGAAACAAGTGTAGCAGTAAGAAATGGCAGCAAATTGGGAGGACGGTGAGGTCTGGGAGCTCAACATGCTGTTTGTGCGCTCTTGCGTTTAAAGAGTTACGGGAAATGTGCGCGGTGAGCGAGTCGGCAGCCGTTTCActagcaattatttattttgagcACTATACTACGCAAATATTATTATACGCCACACTCGACATCGACTCTGCTATGGCTCTTCAGAGTCTAGAATTCCAGCATGCTTCCTAAAAAGTACACACCAAGGCATCTTTATATCAGATTGATGAATTCAGTGTAAAATACCAAATGCGAGCGAAGGCAGCATGTTGAGGAGTCTTCTTAGCAGTTTCATTGTGTGTTCTCTCTGTGAAAGAATGTGATAGCTTGTAGCTGCACTGGGATAAATTGAATGCAAACATACTCTATGAGCTCTACTCTCTATGATCGTCTATAATTGTGAAATGGACATAATGACTGAttgaagtcataaaaaaaataactctcTGGACTGATTAGTAATTTTAACGTTCAAAACCTACACCAAATGTTTCCAAACATCCACAAAACTACCACAACAAAAAGTTCTGGCTTGTTTTTCTAAGGGAGTAGTTATAGGCCTAAACTTACTGATTATTATGACTAAAACTTTTAacgactaaaaaaaaattatcaactgGTCACAACAATTTTCTGCAGATTTAATACCTGCTTTCCAGGAATATCAATTTATGCACACAACAGTTTTAggtaaataatgaatgaataaatgaataaatgcattaaagtcACTGCCAATTTTTGATTTGTTACAAAATTAGCTTCCtctgataaatgtttttaaaacaattctgctcatttctgtttttgtgcTTCTAAGGTGACAGCTGTCTGACAGATATGACATATGGCTATGACACAGACTTCAGCTGCTGCAGCTCATAGTTTGTACACATTGTttttactgtcttttttttccactgagGATCAAATTTATGAAAACAAGGAAATGAACACATGAGGTATTAGTGTTATCAGTATCAGTATTTAGCCTTTCCAATGATAAatagaaaaggaagaaagaatgaCAAGTAAgacactagtgtgtgtgtgtgtgtgtgtgtgtgtgtgtgtgagtgtgtgtgaatttgtgtATTTAAGTATGTGGGCAGTAGACTGGATTATATAAACATGTGTCTGTGCACGTAGACTAGGACTTTAACTATAATGGTACCCTTGTGAATCAGTCTGATAAGATcacttaggtttttttttttagctttgtgcTATGTGTGTTTTTCGACAGTGATGGATCTCAGTATGCCTTTGAACCATACTACAGTGAGAACTACAGTGAGAATTCGTCTCTTTCCTATCAGGACTCGCATCGCAGCCTGGCATCCATACACAGTGACTCGGAACCCAGTAATGCAAGCCTGCAGCTAATGCAAGAGTACATGATTACGGTGAGACGTACATGCATTTGTGTCTATCTCACGAGATATGCATGTCTATTGTAAAGTGATCATCTttagaaaaattaaaacatgaattgcatatacagtatatatatatacactaccattcaaaagtttagggtcacttgcaaatttctttgtttctgtttagtgatttattttctacattctacaacaatactggggatttcaaaactataaaataacacatatggaattaggtaattacgtaacaacaacaaaaacaacagttagttgttattttaagacacagaggtcagcctttctgtaatagttcttgcaagaacagtattgtcaagtgc is from Clarias gariepinus isolate MV-2021 ecotype Netherlands chromosome 22, CGAR_prim_01v2, whole genome shotgun sequence and encodes:
- the ccm2l gene encoding cerebral cavernous malformations 2 protein-like isoform X1, which translates into the protein MDYEPKKIKKGFVLPIKRLVFPKSARRQADRGSAYRRPLHTVPLYPPDFFIHPERLIYDYVEKEVKFLGHLTWVSCSLNPSSRDELLQLLDTARKLKVLPLQTTVEQDCILSLSARCLLLTWRDNEKLLLRIPTHEIAAASYLRDDALHLLVLKTGLNVDTIIAEDSLEKRPTGLEGRRQTMSNADPRPAGGTMERRHTICGVDWKPLSRHESKQTGTGVGGVGSVGGGGGGGGGGGGGNSGGGSLERRQVGGSWERRQTRKPCGGSWEKRPMSGSWERRFVGGSWERRGPVGKGGGGVGGSWEKRHGPGGKGGGSWERKHGKGGSWERRHAFMGSWERGKAFGSWERRSHNPLEPTPCPDAYCNLVVLAVENRDAAEEYCALICQMFQIIYGHQTIECVDRAGYHYTMPGRYWLQRSDSCLTDMTYGYDTDFSCCSSYDGSQYAFEPYYSENYSENSSLSYQDSHRSLASIHSDSEPSNASLQLMQEYMITLRNKLSPHEIQQFAVLLREYRIGAPIDQFCADLLQLYGDSRKFLLLGMRPFIPDQDVGTFETFLESIGIREGGILTDSFGRIKKSMSNMSATAVRGYEGSYDFNSRMSDITHDIEALGFDEGHGDIEEEDYYL
- the ccm2l gene encoding cerebral cavernous malformations 2 protein-like isoform X2 is translated as MDYEPKKIKKGFVLPIKRLVFPKSARRQADRGSAYRRPLHTVPLYPPDFFIHPERLIYDYVEKEVKFLGHLTWVSCSLNPSSRDELLQLLDTARKLKVLPLQTTVEQDCILSLSARCLLLTWRDNEKLLLRIPTHEIAAASYLRDDALHLLVLKTGLNVDTIIAEDSLEKRPTGLEGRRQTMSNADPRPAGGTMERRHTICGVDWKPLSRHESKQTGTGVGGVGSVGGGGGGGGGGGGGNSGGGSLERRQVGGSWERRQTRKPCGGSWEKRPMSGSWERRFVGGSWERRGPVGKGGGGVGGSWEKRHGPGGKGGGSWERKHGKGGSWERRHAFMGSWERGKAFGSWERRSHNPLEPTPCPDAYCNLVVLAVENRDAAEEYCALICQMFQIIYGHQTIECVDRAGYHYTMPGRYWLQRSDSCLTDMTYGYDTDFSCCSSYDGSQYAFEPYYSENYSENSSLSYQDSHRSLASIHSDSEPSNASLQLMQEYMITLRNKLSPHEIQQFAVLLREYRIGAPIDQFCADLLQLYGDSRKFLLLGLWEEIEVPGGNPPRTGRTCKLHAR